One genomic window of Fibrobacter succinogenes includes the following:
- a CDS encoding diguanylate cyclase — translation MRTSKISSITNSIIIKSLLLLIISMLLIVTIGTYFFTQKQMKTTLKLSYDTNETQLQQLANTANNEMEQFASRLTLLAKTSEIQSMDKLTAAGYLKSYNISSLFISGESISLFDRSYNLICNNSMMGTAKISYPIEFNRISPHRPTISPWYRDADGTPKRAFGVVVSDRAIGDGRLISSFSIRRLWKYFSEYKVGQNGILIACNGQGEILYHPNMRTWLDGVHKISELGLAGMNIKQEDGNNIRFLTLENGSTYLINKTFNPTYDLGLIALQPKTEIDAHVSSVKHVSRIILYSSIIAILLVSLWQILIVCKPLNSLIDHISQITEGNLNIEEFKTKNSQDEIGRLAKVFNQMHATIKRQIQELNAHRELLEKEVKERTYELEQANKKLDIISRTDELTQLPNRRDMHRTIEKEVDRAKRFKKPFSIIFLDIDHFKNVNDTYGHAAGDAVLKSVASTIRGLLRKYDVLARYGGEEFLTLLPETEMNDAAHVAERFRKQIENQTIFFGGKEIKVTITLGVAQFDSGQGAEKCIQLADKALYEGKEHGRNKVILWNEDHAIESTDKMQL, via the coding sequence ATGAGAACATCAAAAATATCAAGCATCACAAACAGTATTATCATCAAGAGCCTTTTGCTGTTGATTATCTCGATGCTTCTTATCGTGACAATCGGGACATACTTCTTTACGCAAAAGCAGATGAAAACCACATTGAAGTTGAGTTACGACACGAACGAGACTCAGCTTCAACAGCTTGCAAATACAGCCAACAACGAAATGGAGCAGTTCGCAAGCCGACTCACACTTTTGGCAAAGACATCCGAAATCCAGAGCATGGACAAGCTCACGGCAGCAGGTTACCTCAAGAGTTACAACATTTCTTCGCTCTTTATTTCGGGCGAATCGATTTCGCTATTCGACAGAAGTTATAACCTGATCTGCAACAATTCCATGATGGGGACTGCAAAAATCAGCTACCCCATCGAATTCAACAGGATTTCGCCACACAGGCCCACAATTTCACCGTGGTACCGCGATGCCGACGGCACACCGAAGCGCGCCTTTGGCGTTGTCGTTTCGGACCGTGCTATCGGTGATGGTCGACTGATTTCGAGTTTTTCGATCCGACGCCTCTGGAAATATTTTTCGGAATACAAGGTGGGGCAAAACGGAATCCTCATCGCATGCAATGGCCAAGGCGAAATTCTCTACCACCCCAACATGAGGACGTGGCTCGACGGAGTTCATAAAATTTCGGAACTCGGACTTGCGGGCATGAACATCAAGCAAGAAGACGGCAACAACATCCGCTTCCTCACGCTCGAAAACGGATCGACTTACCTGATTAACAAAACATTCAACCCGACTTACGATCTCGGTCTTATCGCGCTCCAACCCAAAACCGAAATTGACGCACACGTTTCATCAGTCAAACACGTGAGCCGAATTATTCTGTACAGTTCCATCATCGCCATTTTGCTCGTTTCTCTTTGGCAAATTTTGATTGTGTGTAAACCGCTCAACAGCTTGATCGACCACATTTCGCAAATCACCGAAGGAAACCTTAACATCGAAGAATTCAAGACCAAAAACAGTCAGGACGAAATCGGCCGACTCGCAAAAGTCTTTAACCAAATGCACGCGACCATCAAACGACAGATCCAAGAGCTGAACGCACACAGGGAATTGCTTGAAAAAGAAGTCAAGGAACGCACGTACGAACTAGAACAAGCTAACAAGAAACTCGACATCATTTCTAGAACCGATGAACTCACGCAACTTCCGAACCGCCGCGATATGCACAGGACCATCGAAAAAGAAGTGGACCGAGCAAAGCGATTCAAAAAACCGTTCAGCATCATCTTCTTGGATATCGACCATTTCAAGAACGTGAACGACACCTACGGGCATGCCGCAGGCGATGCCGTGCTCAAGTCCGTAGCAAGCACAATCCGCGGGTTACTCCGCAAATACGACGTTCTCGCCCGTTACGGTGGCGAAGAATTCTTGACGCTTTTGCCCGAAACAGAAATGAACGACGCCGCCCACGTTGCCGAGCGATTCCGCAAGCAGATTGAAAACCAGACAATCTTCTTTGGCGGCAAAGAAATCAAGGTTACGATTACATTGGGTGTTGCTCAATTCGATAGCGGTCAAGGGGCCGAAAAGTGCATCCAGCTTGCCGACAAGGCTCTTTACGAAGGTAAGGAACATGGCCGCAACAAGGTCATTCTTTGGAACGAAGACCACGCTATAGAAAGTACCGACAAAATGCAGTTGTAA
- a CDS encoding HD domain-containing phosphohydrolase → MKNKAFAFKNAVEFENDLNLFSTWCKEHGSPTVCFQIHSALLDSDKLKPVWDILERVFPQAPWFGNSTGGNIADGEKTTDISVSAIIFEKPTTKIQICQYDFSKDSISNIASEIVKVANHNSWVKALEIFYCITPFSTTHLCEELDAIAPNIQIFGGIAGSSDINSSDSCIFSSVGGYTKTGLLAVFYGGEEFFVESRKISGWKPIGRNFQVTRSKGNVLYELGGIPANEVYNKYLDINNDKNFFYNALEFPMLYEHNGVSIVRAVAACEADGSLVMSSDIDEESMIRLSYGDPQLIIENIKTESEKCKEFAPDVMHIFSCAARNVYWSQHDQTYEITPFKEISSSTGFFSHGEFLREKGHLNQHNITLVIALMREGSIVKHEQTNNEGSRKEKSFRLPISARMATFIRETSFELEQTNSKLQVMTEHLQDVATIDSLTGLENRVAFDALLKMISQEDTNTNWTMLLMDVNGLKYANDTFGHQAGDALIVAASNIITSAYGSKGNCFRIGGDEFAVITRAPLNTLFILYSNLQKDIEEYNKTALYHLSIAVGESRLCNDAGIRKSISDWKMDADLNMYRDKVRFHKPIENSENQNLKDLISCLISVEEAKDSYTAHHSERVKAYSELIARSLGLSESSIAMITHAAHLHDIGKMGISDNVLGKPSKLSDDEFEIIKQHPVIGAKILMQSNYTHELVQTVLHHHERYDGRGYPEGLKGEDIPIGARVIAIADSIDAMTSKRVYRDAMSLEYCRNEIEKNLGVMYDPAIGKVALEHWNEIVDYLMKMLSGRPKVI, encoded by the coding sequence ATGAAAAACAAAGCTTTCGCTTTTAAAAATGCAGTAGAGTTCGAAAACGATCTAAACCTATTTAGCACTTGGTGCAAGGAACATGGCTCGCCTACTGTATGCTTCCAAATCCATTCAGCCTTGTTAGATTCAGATAAATTAAAACCTGTTTGGGATATTTTGGAACGCGTTTTTCCCCAGGCTCCATGGTTCGGAAACTCTACAGGCGGAAACATTGCGGACGGCGAAAAGACAACCGACATTTCTGTATCAGCAATTATATTTGAAAAGCCGACAACAAAAATTCAGATTTGTCAATACGACTTTTCTAAAGATTCCATCAGCAATATTGCAAGCGAAATCGTAAAAGTCGCAAACCATAATTCTTGGGTGAAAGCTCTCGAAATTTTCTATTGCATCACACCATTTTCAACAACACATCTTTGCGAAGAACTTGACGCTATTGCACCAAACATCCAAATCTTTGGCGGTATTGCGGGCTCATCTGATATCAACAGTTCTGATTCTTGTATATTCTCGTCGGTAGGCGGCTATACAAAGACAGGTCTTTTGGCAGTGTTCTATGGCGGTGAAGAATTTTTTGTAGAATCACGCAAGATTAGCGGCTGGAAACCCATTGGCCGTAATTTCCAAGTAACTCGTTCCAAAGGCAACGTCCTTTACGAATTGGGCGGAATCCCTGCCAATGAAGTGTACAATAAGTACCTGGACATCAACAACGACAAAAACTTCTTTTACAACGCCCTTGAATTCCCGATGCTCTACGAGCATAACGGAGTTTCAATTGTGCGTGCCGTTGCTGCCTGCGAAGCGGACGGATCATTGGTAATGTCTTCGGACATCGACGAAGAATCAATGATTCGATTGTCGTATGGCGATCCTCAGTTGATTATCGAAAATATCAAGACCGAAAGCGAAAAATGCAAAGAGTTCGCTCCTGATGTTATGCACATATTCTCTTGTGCAGCAAGAAATGTTTACTGGTCGCAACACGATCAAACGTACGAAATAACCCCATTTAAAGAAATCTCCTCTAGTACAGGATTTTTCTCGCACGGTGAATTCTTGCGAGAAAAGGGCCATTTGAACCAGCACAACATTACACTCGTCATCGCATTGATGCGCGAAGGTTCAATCGTCAAACACGAGCAAACCAATAACGAAGGTTCTCGCAAAGAAAAGTCTTTCCGCCTACCGATTTCCGCGCGCATGGCTACGTTCATTCGCGAAACATCTTTCGAGCTCGAACAAACTAACAGCAAATTACAAGTAATGACCGAGCACTTGCAAGATGTCGCTACAATAGATAGCTTGACCGGTCTTGAAAACAGAGTCGCCTTCGATGCGCTTCTAAAGATGATCAGTCAAGAAGATACAAATACAAATTGGACCATGCTCTTGATGGACGTGAACGGTCTTAAATACGCAAACGACACCTTTGGGCATCAAGCAGGCGATGCATTAATTGTCGCGGCGTCTAATATCATCACAAGCGCATATGGATCCAAAGGCAATTGCTTTAGAATCGGTGGCGATGAATTTGCCGTTATTACACGAGCCCCGCTGAACACGCTTTTCATTTTGTATTCCAATTTGCAAAAAGATATTGAGGAATACAACAAGACCGCGCTGTACCATTTGTCAATTGCTGTGGGCGAAAGCCGCCTGTGCAATGATGCCGGAATCCGCAAGTCCATTAGCGACTGGAAAATGGATGCCGACCTGAACATGTACCGCGACAAGGTGCGTTTCCACAAGCCGATTGAAAACAGCGAAAACCAGAACCTCAAGGATTTGATTTCCTGCTTGATTTCAGTCGAAGAAGCAAAAGATTCCTATACCGCACACCATTCTGAACGTGTGAAGGCATACTCGGAACTGATTGCACGTTCTCTTGGCCTTTCAGAAAGTTCTATAGCCATGATTACGCATGCCGCGCACTTGCACGATATCGGAAAAATGGGCATTAGCGACAACGTGCTTGGAAAGCCCAGTAAACTTTCCGATGATGAATTCGAAATCATCAAGCAGCATCCGGTCATTGGCGCAAAGATTCTAATGCAGTCCAACTACACGCATGAACTAGTGCAAACCGTACTGCACCACCATGAACGCTACGACGGCCGTGGCTACCCGGAAGGACTCAAAGGCGAAGACATTCCAATAGGCGCCCGTGTGATTGCCATTGCGGACTCAATTGACGCCATGACCAGCAAGCGCGTTTACCGCGACGCCATGTCGTTGGAATACTGCCGTAATGAAATCGAGAAGAATCTGGGCGTGATGTATGACCCCGCCATAGGCAAGGTCGCCCTGGAACACTGGAATGAAATTGTTGATTACCTAATGAAAATGTTATCGGGTCGTCCGAAAGTTATTTAA
- a CDS encoding HD domain-containing phosphohydrolase, with product MKNRIFAFNDAASFEKELVQFSDWCKENGSPTICFQIHSEELDPEKLKSVWNTLEHIFPDVPWFGNSTSGNIANCDKASEISVSAIIFEKPTSKFEIYQYDFSKKSISDIACEIEQEANRNHWVKAIEIYHCISSFSTTHLCEGLDALAPDIQVFGGIVCSPDITSPESCVFSSVGGYTKTGLLVVFYGGREFYVESRKISGWKPIGRNFHVTRSEGNILYELGSIPAYEVYNKYLNIKNDKNFFYNALEFPMLYEHNGISIVRAAGASNPDGSLTMSSDIDEGSIVRLSYGEPQLIVDSIKTESENSEMFAPEVLHIFSCAARKAFWSQHEPTYEIAPLKKIAPNTGFFSHGEFLREKGHLNQHNITLVIASMREGPVVKREQVKNEVEPKVKSTRLPLAARMATFIRETSFELEQINSKLRVMNEHLQDVATTDSLTGLENRLAFDALLNTINQEDSEASTWTMYLMDVNGLKYANDTFGHQAGDELIIAAAKAIKNAYGSNGNCFRIGGDEFVVVTRAPQDTLFLQQTQLRDSVEEYNKTALYHLSIAVGESRLYSDTGIRKSISDWKMEADLNMYRDKVRYHKTIENSENKNLKDLISCLISVEEAKDSYTAHHSERVREYSELIARFLGLSESSISLITHAAHLHDIGKIGIRDNVLTKPGKLTDEEFEIIKQHPVIGAKILMQSNYTHEMVQIVLHHHERYDGRGYPEHLKGEDIPIGARVIAIADSIDAMTSKRVYRDAMSLDYCREEIEKNLGKMYDPAIGKVVLEHWNEMVDSLLHMRTGHQKVISQ from the coding sequence ATGAAAAACAGAATTTTTGCTTTTAATGATGCAGCCTCGTTCGAAAAAGAACTTGTCCAGTTTAGCGACTGGTGCAAAGAAAACGGGTCGCCTACCATATGTTTCCAAATCCATTCTGAAGAGCTAGATCCGGAAAAGCTTAAATCTGTTTGGAACACTCTAGAACACATTTTTCCTGATGTGCCGTGGTTCGGCAACTCGACAAGCGGAAACATAGCCAACTGCGACAAAGCTAGCGAAATTTCAGTATCCGCCATCATATTCGAAAAGCCAACGAGTAAATTCGAGATTTATCAATATGACTTTTCCAAAAAATCCATCAGCGATATCGCCTGCGAAATTGAGCAAGAAGCCAATCGGAATCATTGGGTAAAAGCTATTGAAATCTATCACTGCATTTCATCGTTCTCAACAACACACCTTTGCGAAGGGCTCGATGCCTTAGCTCCAGACATTCAAGTCTTTGGCGGCATAGTCTGCTCCCCTGACATTACAAGCCCGGAATCCTGCGTATTTTCGTCAGTAGGCGGCTATACCAAGACCGGACTTTTGGTGGTTTTCTATGGCGGTAGAGAATTCTATGTAGAATCACGCAAGATTAGCGGCTGGAAACCCATCGGCCGTAATTTCCACGTCACCCGTTCCGAAGGCAACATCCTTTATGAATTGGGCAGCATCCCAGCCTACGAAGTTTATAACAAATACTTGAATATCAAGAACGACAAAAACTTTTTCTATAATGCGCTTGAATTTCCGATGCTCTACGAACATAACGGAATTTCGATTGTGCGAGCCGCAGGCGCAAGCAACCCGGACGGATCGCTCACAATGTCTTCGGACATCGATGAAGGCTCCATCGTTCGCCTGTCGTATGGCGAACCACAGTTGATCGTCGATAGCATCAAGACCGAAAGTGAAAACAGCGAAATGTTCGCTCCTGAAGTTTTGCATATATTCTCTTGTGCGGCACGTAAAGCCTTCTGGTCGCAACACGAACCGACATACGAAATTGCTCCACTGAAAAAAATCGCACCCAATACAGGATTTTTCTCGCACGGCGAATTCCTGCGTGAAAAAGGCCATTTGAACCAACACAACATTACGCTCGTCATCGCATCGATGCGCGAAGGCCCCGTCGTCAAACGCGAGCAAGTCAAAAACGAAGTTGAGCCCAAAGTAAAATCTACACGTTTACCGCTTGCCGCCCGCATGGCAACATTCATTCGCGAAACCTCATTTGAGTTGGAACAAATTAACAGTAAGTTACGCGTAATGAACGAACACCTGCAAGACGTCGCTACCACAGACAGCTTGACAGGCCTTGAAAACAGACTTGCCTTCGACGCCCTTCTAAACACAATCAATCAAGAAGATTCCGAAGCAAGCACTTGGACCATGTACTTGATGGACGTGAACGGCCTTAAATATGCAAACGACACCTTTGGCCATCAAGCAGGCGACGAGCTAATCATCGCGGCAGCAAAAGCCATCAAGAACGCATACGGAAGCAACGGAAATTGCTTTAGAATCGGCGGCGATGAATTTGTCGTTGTGACACGCGCTCCGCAAGATACATTATTCCTACAGCAAACACAATTGAGAGACAGCGTTGAAGAATACAACAAGACCGCATTGTACCATTTGTCGATTGCAGTGGGCGAAAGCCGCCTGTATAGCGATACAGGAATCCGCAAATCCATTAGCGACTGGAAAATGGAAGCCGACTTGAACATGTATCGCGACAAGGTGCGCTATCACAAAACAATTGAAAACAGCGAAAACAAAAATCTCAAGGATTTGATTTCTTGCCTGATTTCAGTCGAAGAAGCAAAAGATTCCTACACCGCACACCATTCCGAACGTGTAAGAGAATACTCGGAACTAATCGCCCGTTTTCTGGGCCTTTCGGAAAGTTCAATATCGTTGATTACACATGCAGCGCACTTGCATGATATCGGCAAGATAGGCATTCGAGACAACGTACTTACAAAACCGGGAAAACTCACAGACGAAGAATTCGAAATCATCAAGCAGCACCCGGTCATTGGTGCAAAGATTCTAATGCAGTCCAACTACACGCACGAAATGGTGCAGATTGTATTGCATCATCATGAACGCTACGACGGCCGTGGCTACCCGGAACACCTCAAAGGCGAAGACATTCCGATAGGCGCCCGAGTGATTGCCATCGCGGACTCAATCGATGCCATGACCAGCAAGCGCGTTTACCGTGACGCCATGTCGCTAGATTACTGCCGCGAAGAAATAGAAAAGAATCTAGGCAAAATGTACGATCCCGCCATTGGCAAAGTCGTTCTAGAACATTGGAACGAAATGGTCGATTCGCTATTGCATATGCGAACAGGCCATCAGAAAGTGATTAGTCAGTAG
- the argF gene encoding ornithine carbamoyltransferase, with protein MIDRNKHFLRLMDWSEEKVLETIEIASRLKAEVHAGKVSDRLHGQNIAMFFEKPSLRTITTFQVGMNQLGGHAVLLSPDSIGLGKRESVKDVARCLSRWVNAIVVRCFKQQLVEELAEYGSIPVVNALTDDYHPCQAIAFAQMINENLGGFKNADGKPKTVAFIGDGNNVANSFLALASKVGMNFTLACPKGFEQPAKVVEEAQEGLKKHGCQYRVFNDPKDAVKDADILYSDVWVSMGQEGEKATKQSHFLPFQINDELLKLAPAHCKVSHCLPAHRGEEITDSVMDNLDVNMSFEEAENRLHAHKAVLWQVMEPFAK; from the coding sequence ATGATAGATCGCAACAAACACTTCCTCCGCCTCATGGACTGGAGCGAAGAAAAAGTCCTCGAAACAATCGAGATTGCCTCGCGTCTCAAGGCTGAAGTTCACGCTGGTAAGGTCTCTGACCGTCTTCACGGCCAGAACATCGCCATGTTCTTCGAGAAGCCGTCTCTGCGAACTATCACGACTTTCCAGGTGGGCATGAACCAGCTCGGCGGCCACGCCGTGCTCCTCTCTCCGGATTCTATCGGGCTTGGCAAGCGTGAAAGCGTCAAGGACGTTGCCCGCTGCCTCAGCCGCTGGGTGAACGCCATCGTCGTGCGCTGCTTCAAGCAGCAGCTCGTCGAAGAACTCGCTGAATACGGCTCTATCCCGGTCGTGAACGCATTGACCGACGATTATCATCCGTGCCAAGCCATTGCATTTGCACAGATGATTAACGAAAATCTCGGCGGTTTCAAGAATGCCGATGGCAAACCGAAGACTGTCGCCTTCATCGGTGACGGCAACAACGTTGCAAACTCTTTCCTTGCGCTCGCATCCAAGGTCGGCATGAACTTCACGCTCGCTTGCCCGAAGGGCTTTGAACAGCCCGCCAAGGTAGTGGAAGAAGCTCAGGAAGGCCTCAAGAAGCACGGCTGCCAATACCGTGTTTTCAACGATCCGAAGGATGCCGTCAAGGACGCTGACATTCTCTATAGCGACGTTTGGGTTTCGATGGGTCAGGAAGGCGAAAAGGCAACGAAGCAATCTCACTTCTTGCCGTTCCAAATCAACGACGAACTCTTGAAACTCGCTCCTGCACACTGCAAGGTATCTCACTGCTTGCCGGCACACCGCGGCGAAGAAATCACGGACTCCGTGATGGATAACCTCGACGTGAACATGAGCTTCGAAGAAGCCGAAAATCGCTTGCATGCACACAAGGCCGTGCTTTGGCAGGTGATGGAACCGTTCGCAAAATAA
- a CDS encoding DUF3332 family protein: MKKAILALVCAGMIVLSGCYGSYGSTKWLHGAIGSIGNKWAKSLVHFLATPIYAVTFLFVDFLFINTIEFWTGSNPFAAGDSYYEKDAQGNSVAAVKNEDGSLSVQFTSAKGEVSNLTLQRDENVVRALDAEGNLVAQYEIEK; this comes from the coding sequence ATGAAAAAAGCAATTCTCGCCCTCGTTTGCGCTGGTATGATCGTTCTTTCTGGCTGCTATGGTAGCTATGGTTCGACTAAGTGGCTTCATGGGGCCATTGGTTCCATTGGCAACAAGTGGGCGAAATCTCTGGTTCACTTCTTGGCTACTCCGATTTACGCAGTCACCTTCCTCTTTGTGGACTTCCTTTTCATCAACACTATCGAATTCTGGACGGGCTCCAATCCGTTTGCTGCCGGCGATTCCTACTATGAAAAGGACGCTCAGGGCAACTCCGTTGCTGCTGTGAAGAACGAAGACGGCTCCCTCTCTGTACAGTTCACCTCTGCTAAGGGCGAAGTCTCCAACCTCACTCTCCAGCGCGATGAAAATGTCGTTCGTGCCCTTGATGCCGAAGGCAACCTCGTTGCCCAGTACGAAATCGAAAAGTAA
- a CDS encoding NUDIX domain-containing protein: MLAVCGIVRQNGRVLVCKRASGMQFSGFWELPTEGLEGDDCTEDALERGFFERLTAKMRALRPVGAIDFTCGEGYRLLAYDVELEKNFFHIYGYNDFRWVKPCHLRRLRVLEPHRVILKGLEFF; encoded by the coding sequence ATGTTGGCTGTTTGCGGTATTGTAAGGCAAAATGGGCGTGTTTTGGTGTGTAAAAGGGCTTCTGGAATGCAATTTTCTGGTTTTTGGGAGTTGCCTACTGAAGGTTTGGAGGGCGATGATTGCACCGAAGACGCCTTGGAAAGGGGCTTTTTTGAGCGGTTAACGGCAAAAATGCGTGCTTTGCGACCCGTCGGAGCGATTGATTTTACGTGTGGCGAGGGGTATCGGCTTTTGGCGTATGATGTTGAGCTGGAGAAAAATTTCTTTCATATATATGGATACAACGATTTCCGGTGGGTAAAACCATGCCATTTACGGCGACTTCGGGTGCTTGAGCCACATCGAGTAATACTCAAGGGACTTGAATTTTTTTAG
- the dusA gene encoding tRNA dihydrouridine(20/20a) synthase DusA encodes MNIDFNRRLSIAPMLDCTDRHERYFLRLLSKHILLYSEMVVSTGLLHCENKDLFLGHEPFEHPAVLQLGGSNPSDLAAASKLVEAAGFSEVNLNCGCPSDRVQNGNFGACLMKEKQVVADCFKAMQDAVSIPVSIKCRIGVDDLDSWEFFTDFIQTIKDAGCKIFIVHARKAWLKGLSPKENREVPPLHYEFVHRLKAEMPELNLSINGGIKTLDQIEEQLQDLDGVMVGREAYENPWFLHDADARIFNDIRPTSEDPADIIAGKAIPATRKALLEAYLPYVEKQTAEGCPATILVKHLYGLFAGLPGARKFRAMLSNESPRAQAYGGAAALIRKAMECVVE; translated from the coding sequence ATGAACATCGACTTTAATCGTAGACTTTCCATCGCTCCGATGCTCGATTGCACGGACCGCCACGAACGTTATTTTTTGCGTTTGCTATCCAAGCACATTTTGCTCTACAGCGAAATGGTCGTGTCTACGGGGCTTTTACACTGCGAAAACAAGGACTTGTTCCTCGGGCATGAACCGTTCGAACACCCCGCCGTATTGCAACTCGGCGGTAGCAACCCGTCTGACCTTGCCGCCGCATCAAAGCTCGTCGAAGCCGCTGGCTTTAGCGAAGTCAACTTGAATTGCGGTTGCCCATCGGACCGTGTGCAGAACGGAAATTTTGGCGCATGCCTCATGAAAGAAAAGCAAGTTGTCGCCGATTGCTTTAAGGCCATGCAAGACGCCGTCTCGATTCCTGTTTCGATCAAATGCCGCATCGGCGTTGACGATTTGGACAGCTGGGAATTTTTCACAGACTTCATCCAGACCATCAAGGATGCCGGTTGCAAAATTTTTATCGTGCACGCGCGTAAAGCTTGGCTCAAAGGACTCTCGCCTAAAGAGAATCGCGAAGTACCGCCACTCCATTACGAGTTCGTCCACCGCCTCAAGGCCGAGATGCCCGAGCTCAACTTGAGCATCAACGGCGGCATCAAGACTCTCGACCAAATCGAAGAACAACTCCAGGACCTCGATGGCGTCATGGTCGGTCGCGAAGCCTACGAGAACCCTTGGTTCTTGCACGATGCCGACGCCCGCATCTTTAATGACATCCGCCCGACAAGCGAAGACCCCGCCGACATCATCGCAGGGAAAGCCATTCCCGCTACGCGCAAAGCGCTCCTCGAAGCATACCTCCCCTACGTGGAAAAGCAGACCGCCGAAGGCTGCCCAGCGACGATTCTCGTCAAGCACCTCTACGGACTTTTCGCCGGACTCCCGGGCGCACGCAAGTTCCGCGCCATGCTGAGCAACGAAAGCCCGCGTGCACAAGCTTACGGAGGCGCCGCAGCACTCATCCGCAAAGCCATGGAATGCGTTGTGGAATAG
- a CDS encoding sugar ABC transporter substrate-binding protein, with the protein MNTIAKIVSIVTAVAVSSLFAAKAPVAKHNPKQDPLTVWVMPNGASPQEKLEQRLNLFTKRTGIKTKVVVLDWGEAWNRISTTLSSGKDAPDVLQLGTTWIPYFASRGEIKALNPWLASIDSSRFVPVSWNTTHIDSDTAIYSIPWFIDIRPVLANKRILKKNNIQPEDVATFDGFVNAIRKVKNSRETLDDGTKVSAFAFPGKSDWNIPHNFAPWIWSNGGNFIEKDNYGKWRAGILSPKTIYGIAKYLSFVLDTLVSTDALQMNTAQIVQHFNAGELAFIVNTSEVIMQTRFDGAKGGLNNTRIGKDSVIALPIPTGTEGSISFIGGSNLAIPVSNTRPEAIDLLLFLTNDENLNSYTKQIGMLPTSKRVLKSWSKDPDYKTLVKMLESGRAYTNIPEWGDIEQNLILMFSAIWDHLEIPALYSEEKIYEILNNYSKEINRRLNYKNASNLTFAEFRTTWHKALGIKDNRENRHIIEQPKPVAEVDSGFSSTPWIFAIAVLVGFIFAFNRKKKQ; encoded by the coding sequence ATGAATACAATCGCAAAAATTGTGAGCATCGTCACAGCAGTAGCCGTTTCATCTCTTTTTGCCGCAAAGGCACCTGTAGCAAAGCACAACCCCAAACAAGATCCTTTAACCGTCTGGGTTATGCCAAACGGCGCATCTCCGCAGGAAAAACTGGAACAAAGGCTCAATCTTTTTACAAAGCGAACTGGAATCAAGACCAAAGTTGTCGTTTTGGACTGGGGTGAAGCCTGGAACCGTATTTCAACTACCCTCTCTTCTGGAAAAGACGCCCCAGACGTTCTCCAGCTCGGAACCACCTGGATTCCGTACTTCGCCTCGCGCGGCGAAATCAAGGCCTTGAATCCCTGGCTAGCTTCCATCGACTCGTCAAGATTCGTTCCGGTCAGCTGGAACACGACTCACATTGATTCCGATACAGCTATTTACTCTATTCCATGGTTTATCGACATTCGTCCGGTTCTTGCGAACAAGCGCATTCTCAAGAAGAACAACATACAGCCCGAAGATGTTGCTACATTCGATGGCTTCGTGAATGCGATCCGTAAAGTAAAGAACAGCCGCGAAACACTTGACGATGGAACGAAGGTCAGTGCATTCGCATTTCCGGGAAAAAGCGACTGGAACATTCCGCACAACTTCGCTCCGTGGATTTGGAGCAACGGCGGCAACTTTATAGAAAAAGACAATTACGGCAAATGGAGAGCGGGGATTCTATCTCCCAAAACCATTTACGGGATCGCCAAGTACTTGAGTTTTGTGCTCGACACACTTGTTAGCACTGATGCCTTACAAATGAACACCGCACAGATTGTGCAGCACTTCAACGCCGGTGAACTAGCCTTTATCGTAAACACTTCCGAAGTGATTATGCAAACCCGATTTGACGGCGCCAAGGGCGGACTCAACAACACAAGGATCGGCAAGGATAGCGTGATTGCTCTGCCCATCCCGACAGGGACCGAAGGTTCAATCAGCTTTATCGGTGGTAGTAACCTCGCTATTCCGGTAAGCAACACCAGACCCGAAGCCATAGACCTTCTGCTGTTCCTCACGAACGACGAAAACTTGAACTCTTACACCAAGCAAATCGGCATGCTCCCCACCTCCAAAAGAGTGCTCAAGAGCTGGTCCAAAGACCCCGACTACAAGACACTCGTCAAGATGCTCGAATCAGGACGAGCATACACCAACATTCCCGAATGGGGCGACATCGAGCAGAATCTCATCTTGATGTTCAGCGCCATTTGGGACCATCTTGAAATTCCGGCACTCTACTCCGAGGAAAAAATTTACGAAATCCTCAACAACTACTCTAAAGAAATCAACAGACGCTTGAACTACAAGAACGCAAGCAACTTGACTTTTGCCGAGTTCCGCACCACATGGCACAAGGCTCTAGGCATCAAGGACAATCGCGAAAACCGCCATATCATCGAGCAGCCCAAGCCCGTTGCAGAAGTGGACTCCGGATTCAGCAGTACACCCTGGATTTTTGCCATCGCTGTACTTGTTGGATTCATCTTCGCATTCAACCGCAAAAAGAAGCAATAA